The Hypomesus transpacificus isolate Combined female chromosome 6, fHypTra1, whole genome shotgun sequence genomic interval GCTGATGGACAAGACACTAGCAAATGATTTAACCTTGTTGCAGGAGACTCAACAAGATTATGTGAAGCAGTTATGATCTTTTGTGTCTAACAATAATCAACAAGTAACAGATTCTCTTCCCATTCCAGGTGATAAGAGTATTCATGGTTTTCAGCCGGGTGATTATGTTTTAGCAGTAGTAAAAGAAAACATTGGCTCAGCAGGATCAGCCAAGGTCCAGTTCAAGTTCTTTTTGGCAACCAGAACAGTTGTTAAGGTTAAAGGTCAACCAGGAGGGATTCATGTCTCGACTTCGACGAGTACCTCTTATGACAGATGCGGTATAGGACTTATGGAATGAAGCAGACAGAACATCGAAGGATGGGTAATATTTCTCCCCTTAATATTTAATTATCTTGAGTGTGGATATGGTGTTgttcttctctttctgtttacGATATATAGAAGTGGAGACAGTGGCAAACTGAGTTgaacagatggagaaggagaggccatACCTAAAGAGGAATTTGAGTTTGGCTGAACCTCGGATGAAGACATCcttgtttctcactcatgctatCCCTCTGTCATGGACTGATGGCATGATCTGACGCTGTTGCTAATAAAACCGAGTCAACCTTTTTTCTAATTGTCGTGCCTCCTTCCGGCTTGCCTGGAGACAGAGATCTCATCCTTACAGCATTCGATGATGCCAGGGATGCCAGAGTCCTGACGGAAATGCTGCTTGACAGCGATTGCCTCAGCCTCGTTAGGCAAGTTGACATATAGCGGTAAGCGGCGACTCAATGCCAGCGAGACCCTACAAATAACTCTACAACCTGTAGATTTATGCATGCCGATCATGTTCCCCACGGTGTTTTGAAATGCATTTTTGCATAAAACCTTAGTGCAATTAAAAGCTGTAACGTTGGCGTCAGGGCAGCATTTCGGTCTGACTGAAATCGCAAATCGTCTCGGACAGTTTGTTCGactagagaaaaaatctcaacACTACTGAAATAAAACCTTTGAATGAACTCCTCATCATATATCCAGGGGCTAGTTCTGTCTCGCACTACTCTCTCGCGTCTTAAAGCACGTTCATTATACAGTGTATAAATTAGACGCGCCATCGTTATACTTGTCGTTTTAGCTGCACCcaacggttttgtgaaaattactatagaaaccaacacagaaaaTGTTTTGTCTTAACATaagtctcctctccacagggtgTAAAATTTAGGACTACACTTATAGAGAGAGCAGCCTAAGTCAGCGTGACGCAACAGGCACAACATAATTTTTGACGTTAATATAGAACGTTGAGTTACACCAGTCTTAGCTTAAGACAGGTCCTAAatcctgttggtgcaacccgcTCCTGATGCTATAATGTGTCCCAGGTAGAGGGTGTAAACTGTCTTGTGTCTACCTCTTGTTGAGGGTActgtagactgagctggctggtgatgggaccctgagctgactggagatcGTAGACTGAGCAGGCTAGAGATAGTAGACTGAGCTGTGTCAACATAATCACATGGCGATGGGTCTCGGTctgctcaacaacaacaaaatcccaACCTTTAACCTTTGTCATTGTCTTTCTTGCTCTGTCCTTAAACATCTAAAGATTGTTTTTTAATCTCTTCACTCTAGCCTTTATTGTAGCCCCTCTTCAGCCTCAAAAAGGTAACTGACAAAAGGATCTGAAGCTAGTTTTCATGATGTTATGTGACTTTCTCCCTCCAATGTCCGGTCAAATGGGTTGATCATACATTTAATTGTTGACATGATGTTTTGAAtatcctgttcctctttgcatGATTCATGCAGTTCACAGTGTTGGAGTGATGTGGTGCATCTATGCCCTGCATTTTTGTTTAGGGAGAATCCAGTCAGTCCAACTTTTGTTTTGAAGTCTCTGTTGGCTGTTTGCTCTATGACTTGATCACAGGCAGTGTTTGCAAAACCATACTCCTGTTGTCTCTAAGCAACAAGTTTACCATATTGTATGAAAAAAAACATGGGAGCAGACACTCGGACGACTAGAGGGGCGTGGTATTCCGCATCAGATTATAGGTCTTCTTTGTCCTGCctgtcctctgccctgcccgtcCTGTCTGTGCTTTTAATAAGCACAGGACTAGTGCTTGTGAACtaattttcaaataaaatgttgtgCACTTAGATTGTAACAGCAAAATTGATTTTGCAGTAGGTTATTTGTATACACTGTACATACCCCACTGTACATCTTGCCTTACAAGATACAGAATTTCATACACACTTTCTGTTTGGAAAACCTTCTCCAGAGCTGCATTGTCACTCCTCTTATGTGCTTTAGCTATATTTGTTGTGTTGGTGAAGTTACTGTAGCACTCTTGTGAAATCCAACATTACCTAGCATATGGTTCTGAGGTGCTGAAATTAAGTTGAATCTTTCCACTGCTTTTTCTGCAAGAATACTTTCCTTGCTAGCATATTTGCCAGTTCACAGGAAGGCACAAGATTCAAGACGTGTGGCTCCCTGTCCCGCATAGAGTGTTTGCACAGTTGGCTCCTGGGAAAGATGTCTACTCGGTAGTCCCAATTGATGATTCCAAACCTCCAAGGAATTTGAAtaggacagagttgagattgTGTGGCCCTACAGTTCAGCTGGAGGAACAGGATAAACAGGATAAAGACCCCCCACCCAAGCCGCTCGTCCAGAGATCAGCTGAGAGCAgtagtgaggaggaggatgagatggGTATGGTGTGGGTCAGAAGGTCAATCCAGAACACTCTCGAGGACGAAATATCTGGGGGCCCAGTAGcgctgaggagctggaggatgCGGATGAAagtgaaggggaggaggatTTGCCCTTACCAGTACCTGTGAGGAGATTTTCGTGGGCCGAAAACTGTATGAAACACCCCATTCTTGGTCTATCTGAGGAACTAGATGGAAAATTACCAATTAAACAAGTTTATCTTAAAATATAGGCCACTAAGCATAACAAACTAAATAGCACTATTGATTGCACGATCATGAATAAATGATCGCCAATCCAAGGTCACAACGAGAACATCACATATTTGAGTAAAGAGACAATTAGCAAACAAAGACAAATCTTCCATTGAAGGACCTTAAGTGGGTCATGCTGACATTAGATAAGTGAGATATaaactaacaaaaaaaacaagcttTGTACGTCAGGACTGATAGAAGGTTTTCTGGGGATCAGGGCAAACTGACATACACTGTTTCAGAGAGAGCAGAAGTTACCCACACAGGCGAGTGTTCAATGTACGAATTATGGGACCTCCCATGATGTATAAAGCTTGCTGGAAAATCATGTTTAGTTAGATTGGCTCAAAGCAGAGCAACCTAGCGAAAGTTTCCCTTGTTTGAATCACAATAAATAAACTTGGCATCTGAATTCGGACTCAGCCCTGCAGAGCCTTTTTTCCTATTGCAACCTGAGCTTAAGAGAAAGCTAGCCATGACACTTGGTCGACTCCGACTTGAGACATAAAACGCAGGAGGCGAAAGTTATTTTAAAGAACTGGAACTGAATGAACTTTGAAACTATAACAGCTCTAATAAGTCTTAGGTCTCGGAAAAACCCATAGAATTCGAAATGTTGTTCAAGAATGCGTACGCATAAGACATATTGAAAAGGTAACAGACCTGGGAAAAATCCATAAgtaggaaggaaagaaaggaaaGTTCAAATATTTTATATCCTGAAGAGATGTTTACCTAAAATAACGAGGTAAGGCAGAGAAGTTGGAGGCCTCTAAATTCTTAGTCTTAAATAaaactagaaaaggcatttcctgctgaaaatgcgttggaatgctgaaatctaaaattatttttttaaatggctgaaaatacagaaatgagaaaatacctacaagctgaaattaataaaaaaaatgtgtgactcactctaaagaggcagtgtggtagctgaactgcatcatctcacaaagttaagtgcttaaatacaatgcgggagaataagtttgaacgttgtgaagcaatcgaagaaaaagttgaatttcaagaggcagtgtggaagctgaactgcatcatctaacaaagctaagagcttaaatagcctacaatgtgggagaagctgaaagttgaactgttaaacagaagaagaagtaggctagctagttgtaacaagaatattatagttttaacagcttaaattagttgggatagtaatatcagtagcagatgtagcctatcattgagtgcgtttactcggctttcttagtaggattcaatgtgttgattgaatgaaacatacaacatacaggaagacacggcgacacttttttgcagaaggatgatggtgcaagttttgtccgtggagcatacaacgattaataaaaagaatcatgtagacgtgtttaagtaatcgcataactaattactagggatgggacgtatggcactgacgcatcaatgcttgtgtcgcaaaaccaatacgcacagtttcgaaaaggTGGTTTGGAGCTTGTATGAAATGACGATGCAAAGTgattgatgacgttcaatgcttcagacgTCACAAACCGGTTCAGAGTTGTGGCGCACTTCTAAAccttagaagagggaaagaaaccaggggccagttgcataaacttagtttaagactagtcttagccttagactgtcttaaattgtcaggtaagactagtctaattaagcctgtctgttgcataaatagtaagactgacttaatttgaggtagaaaagttagccacctctccccctggctaaaccttgcCGTAAGGGCTGAGTTGCTATGCCAAGGATCTGttttagtacatttacatttattcatttagcagacgcttttatccaaagcgacttccaagggaGAGCTTACAAATGAGCATAGGTCCCCAGCTAACACAattacgttgccctgacgttgtcgcaacgtcacgcgatgaccaaacatacgttgccgcaacgtctttggcgacgttgcgggaccgtgcatctgtggggcgccagtaggttgccgcaacgtaatcttgtgacgttgccagtccgtaaccgcaacgtcgtggcaacgttaattttctgacgttgccagtccgtaaccgcgacgtcgtggcaacgttattttccgacgttgccagtccgtaaccgcaacctcctagcaacgtaattttctgacgttgccagtccgtaaccgcgacgttgtcgcaacgttattttccgacgttgccagtcggtaaccgcaacctcctagcaacgttgttttgggacgttgccaatccgtaaccgcgacgtcgtggcaacgttattttccgacgttgccagtcggtaaccgcaacctcctagcaacgttgttttgtgacgttgccagtccgtaaccgcgacctcctagcaacataattttgtgacgttgctagtccgtaactgcgacgtcaacaatttacttaattatgaagtaaccttcatatgcagacctcatttgcccagaaagctacttgttttggtataatagatagccaaccttaggaggaatatgtttgtgtgatgtgtagcctgactcaagctaaatcataaacgaggcagcatttcagaatcagaaagtgttttaatcgccatgaaagtttgcacagacaaggaatttactttggcaggaaggtatatatacattcaccatataggaatcctaaatatgtggtctacctatactaaaggggagtcagatggctgatcggttggggaatcaggctattaaatcagaaggttgccaaatgatgtgtccttgggcaaggcacttcaccttactttcctccagggaatatccctgtacttactgtaaataagagcgtctgctaaaatgacaatgcacaaagtatgcatgtaacatttacaataaaaactaaaatggccaaaatatatacatacgtgataaaaagtgccactgcaaaacaaacactgcaaaacaaacactgcaaagaaaaaaacactgcaaaacaaacactgcaaaacaaaagtgccaaacaaacaaagtgcaaaaaatgaattaaaatcttcttccagtccccgctatgagtcctgtctgttggccctgacaaggaagcacaaaataagttagtgttcaattaacataatcgcacgtgtgaaaaggggctatacaagtcttaaaaaaatcacatctaaaataatatacatcatcaattaaaatattgtgtgattctagatttgtgtcatagccatgtgaaagattggatatggaagttgcaaacatgattcattcacctggctggttttgaatgggctgccggggtgtgtttgagtgtttcctctatgcggagctccacagctttctctcccagtcccgtcttctacttcatcacagcgtctggaattagaagtcatgaacttattgtcagcaccaatgtgaacgttgaatgcgtgtaagccatagtttgtgggatctccaaacacttaccgctctctttcgcaactccagcaccttaaggcgctcctcaaggtcttgaagttcagcctgtgtttgggccacctgtaggtccatcactggcacctcttcaatgtgtctgccctgtggtcgcctgaacaggagagcctctcgctggttctcttccaatgtctccatcttccggagcataacctgtaattcttctagattagctgtaacattgatgtacataacaaatgttaccttgattggtctttgtccaagatggtacagctgaatggggtatacaaagcattagtaagacaacatttgttgttttgacaaatatgtttccccccacgatcagaacaacttaagtatgccttacaattaggtatgccttacaatggcatgagtatttttttgagtgtcttatatttgcacttgcctggctgccagctgttttccggggcgccctatgggttctcctctaccagaccagagttgacacctagaggtatggcatctggtgatgcaaacgttttaagtcatacttttgcttcaaagcatagcctttagggttgccatggctcatacaattattgtcactgttataaacggtcattcattactttaccataatttccaagggacacagtacttgtgatggtggtcggatcacctgtacagaaatgaaagtggaatgtagtttacgtacatagtagcctattagtattgatattgaagaagcattGTATATGTGAtatgttcgaaagcagggccccacagcgtagcgtcgcacatgtgtgattctgaacattccaaccaactattttccgatgggcagaaactatatgataaacactacagtatggcttcaaaatgtacaattagtagtcTAACAattaacactagcaagtagtagcattggtacgagtattatcttaggttgctaggtaacggaagctaattaaagctacatagcttccgttttggaaaaataactcacgtactctggtgaaagtgtctgaaatatttagaactcacgcatctaaaggttaaaacgaataaacttatccaaaaacaaatgtcatgtacaaattggaagaattagtgacatgatacttatacagacgccattgctgtgcatgccatgaccgactgtgaatgtgatcagccacgcgctagcgtctttgaaaattcagggctagctactgtagctaaataaactattttgggacaaggttttctaacagttctgaacgtttattttcactgattcttttgagggtgatttttcagacgctaaactttgataacatgtatgcattttcagtatttcaaaataactttctggagggtttaacctagctagcgaaatcctaacgtaaacaatgagaatctgatataacgctataaacaactcaatttcaaacctatatgccccatccaatttctaaaaatatgtttatatatttaaaactatgtctgtaaagaaactcacctttgaagtaacttatttccaggtaaaatccattgtgtgaaagacggtaggaccccggcaaaaactgtttaggaagcccagtttcagctatgccttgaaatgggcatgcgcaaagttgttgctcaggggcagactgaggggcaggtttgctaaggaagaattgtaatattctgtgatgacttgtctttgaaaatgaaactcttaagagtcgcttaccttttggtcacatttaacaattttgtattacaaaactattggagcacaaatttgcattgtgtgtcatacagctttggtgtgctatagcctacaaataatgtttgcttaatcatgttactcatcacacattgattgcttttgtacatgtttatagtaaagaatgaaagactaaattatattccacattctgtcttttttaatttacatgtgtctgcatatgagaacattgatgaccaatgacctgctggggctgagcagcacatgaattacatgcagtgtctacatttatatatataaaccactatattgcactcaagaaccgttgtcctgcgacaaaaataaggtaaccagtcgaccaagggacgacgtcgcggcaacgttgtccacgggtctaaaaataaggtaaccagccgaccaaggtacaacgtcgcggcaacgttgtccacgggatcAAAAATTAACGTAatcagccgaccaaggtacaacgtcgcggcaacgttgtccatgggaccaaaaaataacgtaaccagccgaccaaggtacgacgttgcggcaacgtcgTCCATGGGAcaaaaaaataacgtaaccagccgaccaaggtacaacgtcgcggcaacgttgtccatgggaccaaaaaataacgtaaccaaccgaccaaggtacaacgtcgcggcaacgttgcccacggacctaaaaatgacgttaccagcggaccaaggtacgacgtcgcggcaacgttgcccactggtctaaaaataacgtaaccagcggacctaggtacgacgtcgcggcaacgttgcccactggtctaaaaataacgtaaccagccgaccaaggtacgacgtcgtggcaacgttgcccatgggaccaactggcaacattcccttttataacgttgctacgacatTGCCacaacgttgccagaaggtaacgtcgcgggttaccaactgagcacttactggcaacgttgccgcaacgtcatgtgttagctgggtcactgatcataacaacgaggtagtcccaaacattgcaagtagccaaaacatgaagcatacattgtgaaaagctaaacaagtgccaaagggaagatccataagagcatgcagttatacaagttacaaattaaacaacatgaaccacaaaagtgcaggactgtacctgtagaagaacaatcaacagtaaaatatttcacagcgagtacaagacttaacttatttatatctaacctaaaagagcaacaagtcactcaataagagtcattgtgatcctggaggaaactaactaacaagtccagccaagcattcttaagtgcagttgtactcccggaacaagtgcgtcttgagccttttcttgaaggtggggagacagtcagtgtccctgatggaggtggggatctggttccaccattgggggtcaggcaggagaagagcttgtgttgggaccgggcggtcttgagcggtgggaccaccaggcggttgtcagaagaggaccgtaggtggcgggtgggggtgtaaggctgcaggagagacttgatgtagtcgggtgcagtcccgttcactgctcggaaggtcagtaccagggtcttgaatctgatgcgggccgttttgggtagccagtggagggagatgaggagcggggtaacgtgggagcgtctgggtagattgtagaccaggcggccgctgcgttctgaatcctctgaagagggcgggttgcgcatgctgggagaccggcgagcagcgagttgcagtagtccaacttgtagaggaccattgcttggacaagcagcttggtggagtgctcagacaggtatctcctgatcttccggatgttgtagagcaggggtgtcaaactcaaatACCCAGTGGGCCAAAATGTAAAACCTGAACAAAGTCGCGGGCCAACATTGAACAAATTAACCTTTTAATATGGACCCAAACAAGTTTTGCTTTAACATTGAATATGGAACAAGTATCGCTTATTACCATACAATATATAATTTAATAGTGGAGACATGCAAAATCGAATTTCAAATGAAAAAACACATCAATGGCATTCATTTATTAAaacatacaataaaaaaaaaaatgtatgcctCTTTTCTATTTGCAGCCTTCTGATTTAAATACCAAAATAAACTTTTTCCACTGGCTAATaattttacaaataaaatgataataaATCAATCAACCATTCAAGCCCATGCCTTGTAGCAAGAAAAAGTGCATAAAGAAAACGTTAATTATTGCACACTGGTCTAATCTGATGTGCCCAAGCCAGATACCTGGCATCTCTTCTTGGATGCTAGTTTATCAATGTCTGGGCTCAAGCTCTGAGCTGAAGAAATCCTCAGTATCGAGCGAAGATGTTCATCAGTCAGACGTCTCCTGTGAGTTGTTTTGGTCATCTTCATCGAGGAGAAAAGTTGCTCGCATAGATAAGTGCTGCCGAACATGGAGAGCATCTGAGCAGCTTGGGTGCGGAGCTGAGGCATTGTGTCAGGGATGAACCGTGGAAACTGTGCGGCGCCCACAACATCATACTTTGACTTCAGCGTGTCGTTGCACTGGAGTTCAATCAGCTCCATTTGGATGTTGGTTGGTGCATTTTCCACATCAACTGCGAAGGGATTACTAAGCAGTTCAAACTTGCATTTCTGGGCATCGAAGTCGGCAAATCGCCGGCTAAACTCAGCGGCGAGAACACTGAGATTTTCAGCGAACTGTGTGCATGGGAACACGGCGGTAGAGATCTGCGCTTTTATGGAATGGCAGCAGGGAAAATGGCAAGGGTTTCCTTGCAGCATGTGATTCTCCCACAGGCACAGTTTAGTTTTGAAGGCCCTCACTGCAGCGTACATGTCTGTGATGATGCGCCCCCGCCCCTGAAGCTGCAGGTTCAGCGCATCGAGATGGCTCGAGATGTCACAGAGAAAGGCCAGCTCACACAGGAACTTTTGCTCCCGGAGCTCTGCTGTATCCTTCCCTTTGGTTTCCAGGAATTGACATATTTCCTCACGCAGCTCAAAAAATCTGTTCAGTACTTTTCCTCTGCTTAGCCATCTCACCTCTGTGTGATACGGCACGTCTGCGTATTCCGAACCACACTCCTCCAGAAAAGATTTAAACTGGCGGTGATTTAGACCTTTGGCTCTTATAAAGTTAACTATCTGTGTTACTGTGGTCATAACATGTTCCATCTTTAGGGCTTTGGCACACAGTGCTTCCTGATGTATGATGCAGTGGTAAACAGTTAGCTCATCTGCACAGTTCTCTTCCCTTATCTTCTCCCGAACCATGCCCACCAGTCCACTCTTTTTACCGCACATCGCTGGCGCACCATCTGTCGTTAATCCAACGAGTTTATCCCATGGCAGCTTTATTTCAGTTACACATTTGGAAACCTCCTCAAAGATTTCCTTTCCTGTGGTTGTGCCATGCATTGATTTGAATCCACCTCCACCTACGGTCCTCTtctgacaaccgcctggtggtcccaccgctcaagaccgcccggtcccaacacaagctcttctcctgcctggccccccagtggtggaatcacctccccacctccatcagagacacagactatctctccaccttcaagagaaggctcaagacgcacttgttccgggagtacaacggtacttaggaatgtttttttgaacccaacgctagtttcctcaaggatcacaatgactctttcttagactgttgctcttgttggtcagtggtagctgatttaaactgttgtattatatttaatcctatttttattgctctcctacaggtacacttgcacttagagattcatgttgtgtattgtaatttgcttaactacatgctcttatggtttcttccctttagcacttatttttggttgtttacaatgtgtacttctgtttttggctacctgcaatgctttggggctatcttgttgttattaccagtgacctatgcactttgtaaagctctctcttggaagtcgctttggataaaagcgtctgctaaatgaataaatgtaaatgtgtgtgcggTCTCTTGCATTTCATGGCTTGAAAACAGCAGTGTTTATATTCATagtgtatgatgt includes:
- the LOC124469007 gene encoding general transcription factor II-I repeat domain-containing protein 2-like, translating into MHGTTTGKEIFEEVSKCVTEIKLPWDKLVGLTTDGAPAMCGKKSGLVGMVREKIREENCADELTVYHCIIHQEALCAKALKMEHVMTTVTQIVNFIRAKGLNHRQFKSFLEECGSEYADVPYHTEVRWLSRGKVLNRFFELREEICQFLETKGKDTAELREQKFLCELAFLCDISSHLDALNLQLQGRGRIITDMYAAVRAFKTKLCLWENHMLQGNPCHFPCCHSIKAQISTAVFPCTQFAENLSVLAAEFSRRFADFDAQKCKFELLSNPFAVDVENAPTNIQMELIELQCNDTLKSKYDVVGAAQFPRFIPDTMPQLRTQAAQMLSMFGSTYLCEQLFSSMKMTKTTHRRRLTDEHLRSILRISSAQSLSPDIDKLASKKRCQVSGLGTSD